From one Nitrosococcus halophilus Nc 4 genomic stretch:
- a CDS encoding sigma-54-dependent transcriptional regulator produces MFLPWGGIGVPLLLPYSQPVTVKQQPLTSEEREFFALLTEVIFSNPFSFQKDRLTSLGSQTQGHTPAPDDHHYSALIPPLEQRLARLESRGLSRIQSVPPQDRRLLQYAFLFQLYDRYVAQWDQLIQTQMAKGTAPAPVPFAEELIDKLKNRGFSIEEAGRYLALFYQLRRAYFFIAHALVGDSPSMTRLRHALWNNVFTTDARFYADHLWDRMEDFSTLLLGETGTGKGSAAAAIGRSGLIPFDLKSRRFTYSFTETFIAINLSQFPESLIESELFGHRKGAFTGAIDNHKGLFQRCSPHGALFLDEIGDVSVPVQIKLLNVLQERQFTPVGSHSPLRFAGRVIAATHRSLPALRQEGQFRDDFYYRLSSDVIEVPPLRRRLQESPAELKQLVGLLAERLTGQAAEGLIDRILQVLNKCLPADYAWPGNVRELEQAVRRIILKGDYQGAEAPTHHGSWLCQAAQGKLSAPELLAAYCQMLYQRHGTYEAVATITALDRRTVKKYVQAGASRQD; encoded by the coding sequence ATGTTCCTCCCATGGGGGGGCATCGGTGTTCCTTTATTGCTCCCTTACTCCCAGCCGGTGACCGTCAAACAGCAACCTTTGACCTCGGAAGAGCGGGAGTTCTTTGCCCTGCTCACCGAGGTCATCTTCTCCAATCCCTTTAGCTTTCAGAAAGACCGGCTGACTTCCCTGGGAAGTCAAACCCAAGGCCACACCCCAGCGCCGGATGATCATCACTACAGCGCTTTGATTCCCCCTTTGGAACAGCGGTTGGCTCGTCTGGAGTCCCGTGGCCTTTCCCGTATTCAGTCTGTCCCCCCTCAGGATCGTCGGCTGCTCCAGTATGCTTTTTTGTTCCAGCTCTATGATCGCTATGTGGCGCAATGGGATCAGTTAATTCAAACCCAAATGGCCAAGGGGACAGCCCCCGCCCCCGTTCCTTTTGCCGAAGAACTCATCGATAAACTCAAAAATCGGGGCTTTTCCATTGAGGAGGCGGGGCGTTATTTGGCCTTGTTTTATCAATTGCGGCGCGCCTATTTTTTTATTGCTCATGCCCTGGTGGGGGATTCTCCTTCCATGACCCGCCTGCGTCATGCCCTATGGAACAATGTTTTTACTACGGATGCCCGTTTCTATGCGGACCACCTTTGGGACCGGATGGAGGATTTTTCCACCTTGTTGCTGGGGGAGACCGGAACTGGCAAGGGGTCAGCGGCGGCGGCTATTGGCCGCTCGGGATTAATCCCCTTCGATCTTAAAAGCCGACGGTTTACCTATAGCTTTACCGAAACCTTCATCGCCATTAATTTATCTCAATTTCCGGAGAGCTTGATTGAATCGGAGCTCTTTGGCCACCGGAAGGGGGCCTTTACCGGCGCCATTGACAATCACAAGGGTCTTTTCCAGCGCTGTAGTCCCCATGGGGCCTTATTCCTGGATGAAATTGGCGATGTTTCGGTACCGGTGCAGATCAAACTGCTCAATGTGCTGCAAGAAAGGCAGTTCACGCCGGTAGGGAGTCATTCCCCCCTACGCTTTGCCGGGCGGGTGATTGCCGCCACCCATCGTTCCCTCCCGGCGCTACGCCAGGAGGGGCAGTTTCGCGATGACTTTTATTACCGCCTTTCCTCGGATGTGATTGAAGTCCCGCCCTTGCGGAGACGGCTTCAGGAATCTCCCGCCGAATTGAAGCAACTGGTGGGATTATTGGCCGAGCGGCTTACGGGCCAAGCCGCCGAGGGTTTAATTGATCGAATTCTGCAAGTCCTGAATAAATGCCTGCCGGCGGATTACGCCTGGCCAGGCAATGTGCGAGAGCTGGAGCAGGCGGTGCGGCGGATTATTCTCAAAGGAGACTATCAGGGAGCCGAAGCGCCGACTCATCATGGATCTTGGTTGTGTCAGGCGGCCCAGGGTAAATTGAGTGCCCCGGAACTGTTGGCTGCCTATTGCCAAATGCTGTATCAACGGCACGGAACCTATGAAGCTGTCGCCACCATCACCGCTCTTGATCGCCGCACGGTGAAAAAATATGTTCAAGCCGGCGCTTCGAGGCAAGACTAA
- a CDS encoding YhjD/YihY/BrkB family envelope integrity protein, with the protein MGTLWQETKTRVKQGLKPPEEGQERRWQAFLRPKLKLTYVVSREFFEGELTLRATSLVYTTLLSLAPLLAVSFSVLKAFGVHNQMEPVLHHFLLPLGPRAEEITTRIIQYVENLKVGALGSIGLGLLFYTVVSLIQKIESAFNHVWRIKRERPFLRRFSDYLSVLLIGPVLVFSAVGATASVMQTSFIQTLLEFEVLGKALVAMSKLLPYLLVIGGFTFIYAFLPNTKVRFGNALVGGAVAGVLWETIGLLFAFFITTSTKYDAIYSSLAILILFMIWLYISWLILLVGAQVAYYRQNPQMMNLTKKEPLRLSNRLKERVGLLILVQVGEAFHRGHSPPKLEGLSEHLGLPSYLIEELLEPLKKAHLITETGDEPPSYLLRKDPDTIPVRKALDILRQAEEQDFPMEQATLKVPAVEGVMEKIEQALDQALEEATLKDLIRGQVKSRTNGRVSAPA; encoded by the coding sequence ATGGGAACTCTTTGGCAAGAGACTAAGACGCGTGTAAAGCAAGGGTTAAAGCCTCCGGAAGAGGGGCAGGAACGCCGCTGGCAGGCCTTTTTGCGCCCCAAGCTTAAGCTTACCTATGTAGTGTCGCGGGAATTTTTTGAGGGAGAGCTTACCTTGCGGGCTACCAGCTTGGTTTACACCACGCTGCTTTCCCTGGCCCCCTTGTTGGCAGTCAGTTTTTCCGTGCTTAAGGCTTTTGGCGTCCACAACCAAATGGAACCGGTGTTGCATCATTTTCTGTTGCCCTTGGGACCGCGAGCCGAGGAGATTACCACCAGAATTATCCAATATGTGGAAAATTTGAAGGTGGGCGCCTTGGGATCGATAGGTCTAGGGCTGCTGTTTTATACCGTGGTCTCCCTCATCCAGAAGATTGAGAGCGCCTTTAATCATGTCTGGCGGATTAAGAGGGAGCGTCCTTTTCTGCGGCGTTTTAGTGATTATCTTAGTGTGCTGTTGATTGGTCCGGTGCTGGTATTTTCAGCGGTGGGTGCGACGGCATCGGTCATGCAAACCAGTTTTATTCAAACCCTCTTGGAGTTTGAGGTTTTGGGCAAGGCTTTGGTGGCGATGAGCAAGTTGTTGCCCTATCTACTGGTCATCGGCGGTTTTACCTTTATCTATGCCTTTCTCCCTAACACCAAGGTGAGATTCGGTAATGCTTTGGTGGGGGGGGCTGTGGCTGGGGTGCTGTGGGAGACAATCGGTCTCCTTTTCGCTTTTTTTATTACCACCTCGACCAAATACGACGCCATTTATTCCAGCTTAGCTATCCTGATTCTCTTTATGATTTGGCTCTATATTAGTTGGCTTATCCTTTTGGTGGGGGCGCAGGTGGCCTATTACCGACAAAATCCTCAGATGATGAACCTAACGAAGAAAGAGCCTTTACGCTTGAGTAATCGCCTTAAAGAGCGGGTAGGGCTACTTATCCTGGTTCAGGTGGGGGAGGCATTCCACAGGGGGCACTCCCCGCCTAAGTTAGAGGGTTTGAGTGAGCATTTGGGTCTTCCCAGCTATTTAATAGAGGAACTTTTAGAACCCTTGAAGAAAGCGCATCTGATAACAGAAACCGGTGATGAGCCTCCCAGTTATTTACTGAGAAAAGATCCGGATACCATCCCTGTACGCAAAGCGTTGGATATCCTTCGGCAGGCGGAAGAACAGGATTTTCCCATGGAACAGGCAACCCTGAAAGTACCTGCTGTAGAGGGGGTCATGGAAAAAATTGAGCAGGCTTTGGACCAGGCGTTAGAGGAGGCTACTTTAAAAGATTTAATAAGGGGTCAGGTTAAGTCGAGGACAAATGGGAGAGTAAGTGCCCCAGCCTAG
- a CDS encoding slipin family protein, translated as MIEALYYVLAVVVAFLVLAIRILREYERGVIFMLGRFWKVKGPGLIILIPGIQQMVRVSLRTVVLDVPSQDVISKDNVSVKVNAVIYYRVVDPENAIIQVEDYDTAISQLSQTTLRSVLGQHDLDEMLAERDKLNNDIQQILDEQTDAWGVKVANVEIKHVDLDESMIRAIAQQAEAERSRRAKIINAEGEKQAADKLLEAAKILSVDPRAIQLRYLQTLKDISNQQSSTVVFPLPLDLITPLLGAAAHRKNETSE; from the coding sequence ATGATTGAGGCGCTCTATTATGTGTTGGCAGTGGTTGTTGCTTTTCTTGTTCTCGCTATCCGCATCCTGCGAGAATATGAGCGGGGCGTTATTTTTATGCTGGGGCGGTTTTGGAAGGTGAAAGGTCCTGGGCTGATTATTCTTATCCCCGGTATTCAACAGATGGTGAGGGTGTCGTTGCGAACTGTGGTGTTGGATGTGCCGAGCCAAGATGTCATTTCCAAAGACAATGTGTCGGTGAAGGTCAATGCGGTGATTTACTATCGGGTTGTTGATCCGGAGAATGCTATTATCCAAGTGGAAGATTACGATACGGCTATTAGCCAATTGTCACAGACCACCTTGCGTTCGGTATTAGGCCAACATGATCTGGATGAGATGCTGGCCGAACGGGACAAGCTCAACAACGATATCCAACAGATTCTGGATGAACAAACCGATGCCTGGGGAGTCAAGGTGGCTAATGTGGAGATTAAGCATGTGGATCTCGATGAAAGCATGATCCGTGCCATTGCCCAACAAGCGGAAGCCGAACGTTCCCGGCGGGCCAAGATCATCAATGCGGAAGGGGAGAAACAAGCAGCCGATAAGCTGTTGGAGGCCGCTAAGATTTTGTCGGTGGACCCCAGAGCGATCCAGTTGCGCTATTTACAGACTCTCAAAGACATTTCTAATCAACAAAGTTCAACCGTGGTTTTCCCTTTACCCCTCGATCTGATTACACCGCTATTGGGGGCTGCCGCTCATCGCAAAAATGAAACCAGTGAATAG
- a CDS encoding NfeD family protein has protein sequence MKRYLWVLGFIACLCIGLSVPAQQNQGSRGTVLLLDIQGVIGPAVSGYVQRAMERGGDKGAALIILRMDTPGGLDRAMRDIIRDILASPVPVVGYVAPSGARAASAGTYIMYASHIAAMAPATNLGAATPVQLPMGAPPSPGEGEGKEEGQSSQEAMARKAINDAVAYIKGLAAQRGRNAEWAEQAVREAASLSAQEALELGVIDLVAADIPTLLKNLDGRTVSVAGGETTLRTTGMTITRVEPNWRDRLLAIIANPNVAYILMLVGVYGLIFELANPGFILPGVVGTISLLLALYAFQVLPISSAGLALMLLGIAFMVAEVFVPSFGALGVGGVIAFVIGSVILLDTDVPGYEISWPLIIAAALTSAAFLFVVLSLAIRSQQRPVVSGREQMVGAVGKVTGVSGDTATVRLHGELWSAQGTEPITLGQRVRVTGLEGLRLKVKPEPEEDHHD, from the coding sequence ATGAAACGCTATCTGTGGGTTTTGGGGTTCATTGCCTGTCTTTGTATAGGATTATCGGTGCCAGCGCAGCAAAATCAGGGCTCCAGGGGAACGGTCCTGTTATTGGATATCCAAGGCGTGATCGGGCCTGCCGTCAGTGGTTATGTCCAGCGGGCAATGGAAAGAGGGGGAGATAAGGGAGCGGCGCTTATTATCTTGCGAATGGACACCCCGGGGGGTCTGGATAGGGCCATGCGGGATATCATCCGAGATATCTTGGCTTCCCCTGTACCCGTGGTGGGGTATGTGGCCCCGAGTGGGGCCCGGGCGGCCAGCGCCGGTACCTACATCATGTATGCCAGTCATATCGCTGCTATGGCCCCGGCCACTAATCTGGGGGCGGCAACGCCCGTACAGCTTCCCATGGGTGCCCCGCCGTCTCCAGGGGAAGGGGAAGGAAAAGAGGAAGGTCAGTCATCCCAAGAGGCCATGGCCCGCAAGGCGATCAATGATGCCGTGGCTTATATCAAAGGGCTAGCCGCCCAGCGGGGCCGTAATGCGGAATGGGCAGAGCAGGCGGTGCGGGAGGCTGCCAGCCTGTCGGCCCAAGAGGCCCTAGAGCTAGGAGTTATCGATCTTGTTGCTGCCGATATCCCCACTTTGCTCAAGAATCTTGACGGACGAACCGTGAGTGTGGCGGGTGGTGAAACCACCTTACGCACTACCGGGATGACTATCACCCGGGTTGAGCCCAACTGGCGGGATCGGCTATTGGCGATCATTGCCAATCCTAATGTGGCTTATATCTTGATGTTGGTGGGGGTTTACGGGCTGATCTTCGAGCTAGCCAATCCGGGCTTTATCTTGCCGGGGGTGGTGGGGACCATCTCTCTTTTGCTGGCCCTCTATGCCTTTCAGGTTTTGCCCATCAGCTCTGCGGGGCTGGCACTGATGTTGTTGGGAATCGCTTTTATGGTGGCTGAAGTCTTCGTGCCGAGCTTTGGGGCCTTGGGGGTGGGTGGAGTCATTGCCTTTGTGATTGGTTCAGTCATCCTCCTGGATACCGATGTGCCGGGTTATGAGATTTCCTGGCCTTTGATTATTGCGGCAGCCTTGACCAGCGCAGCTTTTTTATTTGTGGTGCTGTCCTTGGCGATCCGTTCCCAGCAGCGGCCGGTGGTGAGTGGACGGGAACAGATGGTAGGGGCGGTGGGCAAGGTGACAGGGGTATCGGGGGACACAGCGACCGTTCGCCTTCATGGAGAGCTATGGTCGGCCCAGGGGACTGAGCCGATAACGCTGGGTCAGCGAGTACGGGTGACGGGGTTGGAGGGATTAAGGTTGAAAGTAAAGCCGGAACCGGAGGAAGATCATCATGATTGA
- a CDS encoding thiazole synthase, translated as MSTADTPLAVAGQTYHSRLLVGTGKYRDLKETQAAIEASGAEIVTVAVRRSNIGQNPSEPNLLDVIPPHRYTLLPNTAGCYSAEDAVRTCRLARELLDGHDLMKLEVLGDEKTLFPDLVETYKAAEVLIKEGFQIMVYTNDDPIAAKRLEEMGCIAVMPLAAPIGSGLGIRNPYNILEIIQNATVPILVDAGVGTASDAAVAMELGCDGVLMNTAIAGAQDPILMASAMKKAVEAGREAYLAGRIPRKRYASASSPLEGTFF; from the coding sequence ATGAGCACAGCTGATACTCCGTTAGCGGTCGCAGGCCAAACCTATCATTCCCGACTCCTGGTAGGGACCGGTAAATACCGGGACCTGAAGGAAACCCAGGCGGCCATTGAAGCCAGCGGTGCCGAGATCGTCACTGTGGCGGTTCGCCGAAGCAACATTGGGCAAAATCCCAGTGAACCCAATCTGCTCGATGTCATTCCCCCCCATCGCTACACCCTTCTCCCCAATACCGCAGGCTGTTACAGTGCTGAAGATGCGGTGCGCACCTGCCGCTTAGCCCGGGAGCTACTAGACGGCCATGACTTGATGAAGCTGGAAGTCCTGGGAGACGAAAAAACCCTTTTTCCCGATCTGGTAGAGACCTATAAGGCCGCTGAAGTGCTCATCAAGGAAGGCTTCCAAATTATGGTCTATACCAATGACGATCCGATTGCCGCTAAGCGTTTGGAAGAGATGGGCTGTATTGCAGTCATGCCCCTAGCAGCGCCCATCGGCTCCGGGCTGGGTATTCGGAATCCCTACAATATCCTCGAAATTATCCAGAACGCCACAGTGCCTATCCTGGTAGACGCGGGGGTGGGCACCGCTTCCGATGCGGCGGTCGCCATGGAGCTAGGTTGTGACGGGGTACTCATGAATACCGCCATTGCCGGAGCTCAAGATCCCATCTTGATGGCCTCGGCGATGAAAAAAGCGGTGGAAGCAGGGCGCGAAGCCTACCTTGCCGGGCGCATTCCACGGAAACGCTATGCCAGCGCCTCCTCCCCCCTGGAAGGCACTTTTTTCTAA
- a CDS encoding MBL fold metallo-hydrolase, with product MKPHIQAFFDSGTSTISYVVRAPGDPACALIDPVLDYSPKAGRTSTTSADQLIDYVRENGLKVEWILETHAHADHLSSAHYLQQQLGGRIGIGEHITQVQKKFSQLFNLGPDFKTDGSQFDHLFSDGERFQIGALEAQVLYTPGHTPACLTYLIGDAAFVGDTLFMPDYGTARADFPGGDARAMYRSIQRIYELPDETRLFMCHDYRPGGREPRWETTIAEEKAHNPLVKAGVSEEEFVRKRIEKDRNLAPPVLILPSLQVNIRAGALPPPEDNDISYLKIPLNQL from the coding sequence GTGAAACCCCATATACAGGCTTTTTTTGACTCTGGGACTTCAACCATTTCCTATGTGGTGCGGGCCCCAGGCGACCCGGCATGTGCCCTTATCGATCCGGTTCTGGACTACAGCCCTAAGGCGGGCCGCACCAGCACCACATCGGCGGATCAACTGATTGACTACGTGCGCGAGAACGGGTTAAAAGTGGAATGGATTCTGGAAACCCATGCCCATGCCGACCACTTAAGTTCAGCCCATTATCTGCAACAGCAACTCGGAGGACGCATTGGCATTGGCGAACATATTACCCAGGTCCAAAAAAAATTCAGCCAACTGTTCAACCTAGGACCTGACTTCAAAACCGACGGCTCCCAATTTGATCACCTCTTCTCCGATGGCGAACGTTTTCAAATTGGCGCCCTTGAGGCCCAGGTCCTTTATACTCCTGGACACACCCCTGCTTGTCTCACCTACCTCATTGGCGATGCGGCATTTGTGGGAGACACCCTCTTTATGCCGGACTACGGCACCGCGCGAGCGGATTTTCCAGGGGGCGACGCCAGGGCCATGTACCGTTCAATCCAACGCATCTACGAATTGCCCGACGAGACCCGGTTGTTTATGTGCCACGATTACCGGCCCGGTGGGCGGGAACCCCGTTGGGAAACCACCATTGCTGAAGAAAAGGCCCACAACCCCCTGGTTAAGGCGGGAGTCAGTGAAGAAGAATTCGTCCGAAAGCGAATTGAGAAAGACCGCAATCTAGCCCCACCGGTGCTGATCCTGCCGTCCCTGCAAGTCAATATTCGCGCAGGCGCACTCCCCCCACCGGAGGATAATGATATCAGTTATCTGAAAATCCCCCTCAACCAGCTTTAA
- the thiS gene encoding sulfur carrier protein ThiS, which yields MEILLNGKTHQVPEGCLVSELIALLELQGKRLAVEINQEIVPRSEHPHWRLQPGDKVEIVHAIGGGQTLDSGDNRL from the coding sequence ATGGAAATTTTATTAAACGGCAAAACTCACCAGGTACCGGAAGGCTGTCTAGTCTCAGAGCTCATTGCCCTATTGGAACTCCAGGGAAAACGGCTTGCAGTGGAGATCAACCAGGAAATCGTCCCCCGCAGCGAACATCCCCATTGGCGTCTGCAACCGGGCGATAAAGTGGAGATCGTCCATGCCATTGGCGGCGGTCAAACTCTAGACAGCGGCGATAACCGCCTTTAA